A single region of the Hoeflea prorocentri genome encodes:
- a CDS encoding propionyl-CoA synthetase has translation MGSSYQSVYDGWTSDPEGFWAKAAEEIDWFSPYDKVFDPDQGTYGRWFAGGKTNTCFNCLDRHVERGRADQPAIIYDSPITGAKKNYSYGELLVEVKALAAVLQDQEIGKGDRVIIYMPMISEAVMAMLACARLGAIHSVVFGGFAGHELATRIDDAKPKLIIAASCGIEPNRVVAYMPMLEEAIAEAKHKPQGCLVLQRPQETAPLTQGRDTDFAEAMEKARAEGRDVACVPVDATDPLYILYTSGTTGQPKGVVRDNGGHMVALNWTMNAIYGVNPGEVFWAASDVGWVVGHSYIAYAPLLHGNTTIVFEGKPVGTPDAGTFWRVISEHKVAALFTAPTAFRAIKKEDPQGDLIGQYDLSDFRTLFLAGERADPDTIEWAREKLRVPVIDHWWQTETGWTIAGNPVGLGMLPVKLGSPTVAMPGYDIQVLDDEGHPVERGTLGNIVVKLPMPPGCLPTLWNAEDRFREAYLAEFPGYYKTADAGFMDEDGYLFIMARTDDIINVAGHRLSTGAMEEAIAYHPDVAECAVIGIADSLKGQVPAGFLVLNSGVERSPQDIEKEVVKLVREQIGPVAAFKQALTVVRLPKTRSGKILRGTMQKIADGEAWKMPATIDDPAILDEIGEALQTRGIGRP, from the coding sequence ATGGGCAGCAGCTATCAATCGGTTTATGACGGATGGACATCTGATCCTGAAGGTTTCTGGGCGAAAGCCGCAGAAGAAATCGACTGGTTTTCGCCCTATGACAAGGTGTTTGACCCCGATCAGGGGACCTATGGCCGGTGGTTTGCCGGCGGCAAAACCAATACCTGTTTCAATTGCCTCGACCGTCATGTGGAGCGCGGCCGCGCCGACCAGCCAGCCATCATCTATGACAGCCCGATCACCGGTGCGAAAAAGAACTACAGCTATGGCGAGCTTCTGGTCGAGGTCAAGGCGCTTGCCGCCGTTCTACAGGATCAGGAGATCGGCAAGGGAGACCGGGTGATCATCTATATGCCGATGATCTCGGAAGCCGTCATGGCAATGCTCGCCTGCGCCCGTCTCGGCGCGATTCACTCGGTGGTTTTCGGCGGGTTTGCCGGCCATGAGCTTGCAACCCGGATCGACGACGCAAAACCGAAACTGATCATTGCCGCCTCCTGTGGCATCGAGCCCAACCGGGTGGTCGCCTACATGCCGATGCTGGAAGAGGCGATTGCCGAGGCCAAACACAAACCGCAGGGCTGTCTTGTCCTGCAGCGTCCGCAGGAAACGGCTCCGCTGACGCAGGGACGTGACACCGATTTTGCCGAGGCAATGGAGAAGGCGCGCGCTGAGGGCCGCGACGTGGCCTGTGTGCCGGTCGATGCGACCGATCCACTCTATATTCTTTATACGTCCGGCACGACCGGACAGCCGAAGGGCGTCGTCCGTGACAATGGCGGCCACATGGTTGCGCTCAACTGGACCATGAACGCCATTTACGGGGTTAATCCCGGAGAGGTGTTCTGGGCAGCGTCCGATGTCGGCTGGGTGGTGGGCCATTCCTATATCGCCTACGCGCCGCTCTTGCATGGAAACACGACCATCGTCTTTGAAGGAAAACCGGTCGGAACGCCGGATGCCGGCACGTTCTGGCGTGTGATTTCCGAACACAAGGTCGCTGCACTCTTTACGGCCCCGACGGCCTTCCGCGCCATCAAGAAGGAAGATCCACAGGGTGATCTTATCGGCCAATACGACCTCTCCGACTTCCGGACACTGTTCCTGGCGGGCGAACGGGCCGATCCGGACACGATCGAATGGGCGCGCGAAAAACTCCGCGTTCCGGTAATCGATCACTGGTGGCAGACGGAAACGGGCTGGACCATTGCCGGCAATCCGGTGGGTCTTGGCATGCTGCCGGTCAAACTGGGCTCGCCCACGGTCGCCATGCCGGGCTACGATATTCAGGTTCTCGACGATGAGGGCCATCCCGTCGAACGCGGCACACTTGGCAATATCGTCGTCAAACTGCCGATGCCGCCCGGCTGCCTGCCGACACTTTGGAATGCGGAGGACCGGTTCCGGGAAGCCTATCTTGCCGAATTTCCAGGTTACTACAAAACCGCCGATGCCGGTTTCATGGATGAAGACGGATATCTGTTCATCATGGCGCGCACCGACGACATCATCAACGTGGCCGGTCACCGGCTGTCTACCGGCGCAATGGAAGAAGCCATCGCCTATCATCCCGATGTTGCCGAATGCGCCGTGATCGGCATTGCCGACAGTCTGAAAGGACAGGTCCCGGCAGGTTTCCTGGTTCTCAACTCCGGCGTGGAGAGAAGCCCCCAGGATATCGAGAAGGAAGTCGTCAAGCTGGTGCGGGAGCAGATCGGGCCCGTCGCCGCCTTCAAGCAGGCCCTTACGGTCGTACGTCTGCCGAAAACGCGTTCAGGAAAGATCCTGCGCGGAACCATGCAGAAGATTGCCGATGGCGAGGCCTGGAAGATGCCCGCGACGATCGACGATCCAGCGATACTCGACGAAATCGGCGAGGCGCTGCAGACCCGAGGTATCGGCCGCCCCTGA
- a CDS encoding SDR family NAD(P)-dependent oxidoreductase — translation MDGKNAIVTGGARGIGYAIAKRFLIDGARVVVADVDEKAGEAACEELSALGDVRFVAADVAERLDVRNLVANALDAFGDIDVLVNNAGTSHKADFLELKETDFDRVMGVNLKGVFLCGQSVARHMVDKIEKGGDPGCIINISSINAVVGIPDQVAYTASKGGVVQLTRVMALALAQYGIRVNAIGPGSIMTDMLKAVVTDREARERVLSRTPLGRIGEPEEIAGIAAFLASKDAGYVTGQTVYADGGRLPLNYTVPPNDN, via the coding sequence ATGGACGGCAAGAATGCCATAGTTACGGGCGGTGCGCGCGGCATCGGTTATGCCATTGCAAAGCGGTTCCTGATTGACGGCGCCCGAGTTGTTGTCGCCGATGTGGATGAAAAGGCCGGTGAAGCCGCGTGCGAAGAGCTTTCAGCCCTGGGTGATGTCCGGTTTGTGGCCGCCGATGTCGCAGAACGGCTGGATGTTCGAAATCTTGTCGCCAATGCGCTTGATGCATTCGGCGACATAGATGTTCTGGTCAACAATGCCGGAACGTCCCACAAGGCGGATTTTCTGGAGCTGAAGGAGACCGATTTCGATCGGGTCATGGGCGTCAATCTGAAGGGCGTATTCCTGTGCGGCCAGTCGGTTGCGCGCCATATGGTCGACAAGATCGAGAAAGGCGGCGATCCCGGCTGTATTATCAATATCTCCTCGATCAATGCAGTGGTCGGGATACCCGATCAGGTTGCCTATACAGCCTCAAAGGGTGGCGTTGTGCAGTTGACGCGCGTCATGGCGCTGGCACTTGCGCAATATGGCATCCGCGTTAACGCAATTGGTCCGGGATCGATTATGACCGATATGCTCAAGGCGGTTGTGACAGACCGCGAGGCGCGCGAACGCGTCCTGTCGCGCACGCCGCTCGGGCGTATCGGCGAGCCGGAGGAAATTGCCGGTATAGCCGCGTTTCTGGCGTCAAAGGATGCAGGCTATGTGACCGGGCAGACCGTCTACGCCGATGGCGGGCGCCTGCCGCTCAACTATACAGTGCCGCCGAACGACAACTGA
- a CDS encoding VOC family protein, with protein sequence MSSNTPEHAAVWFEIPVSDLKAGMAFYNAVLQTELVETDMGPQTIGIFPNKEPATGVAGHIYAGNPGVAGKGSTVHLAVQEKLESAMDRVVENGGKVVSDIVTIDSGRFVYCLDPDGNSIGLFN encoded by the coding sequence ATGTCCTCTAATACACCTGAACATGCCGCTGTCTGGTTTGAAATCCCGGTCAGCGACCTGAAGGCCGGGATGGCGTTTTACAACGCGGTTCTTCAGACCGAACTGGTCGAGACCGATATGGGGCCTCAGACCATCGGTATCTTCCCGAACAAGGAGCCCGCCACTGGCGTGGCCGGCCACATATATGCCGGAAACCCGGGTGTTGCGGGCAAGGGAAGCACTGTTCACCTTGCCGTGCAGGAGAAGCTTGAATCAGCCATGGACCGTGTTGTCGAGAACGGTGGAAAGGTTGTTTCGGATATCGTGACCATCGATTCCGGACGCTTTGTCTATTGTCTCGATCCGGATGGAAACAGCATCGGGCTGTTCAACTGA